A region from the Rosa rugosa chromosome 6, drRosRugo1.1, whole genome shotgun sequence genome encodes:
- the LOC133717400 gene encoding WUSCHEL-related homeobox 7-like: protein MDENMSGFCIKSIRGGGGGGGNGGNNKCGRWNPTTEQVKVLTDLFRSGLRTPSTDQIQKISTQLSFYGKIESKNVFYWFQNHKARERQKRRKVSIDIDKEFIRRDHDKISSPKEVLNQVSSEPARVIETLQLFPINSFDESGAEKLRFYANEFCCKENTRGFTYTVGAEMDHHHPPLDLRLSFL, encoded by the exons ATGGATGAAAATATGTCAGGGTTTTGTATTAAAAGTATtcgcggtggcggtggcggtggtggtAATGGTGGTAATAACAAGTGTGGGCGTTGGAATCCTACTACTGAGCAGGTCAAAGTTTTGACGGACCTGTTCAGGTCTGGACTCCGAACCCCCAGCACTGATCAGATTCAGAAAATCTCTACTCAGTTAAGCTTTTATGGAAAGATCGAGAGCAAGAATGTATTCTACTGGTTCCAGAATCACAAAGCCAGGGAGAGGCAGAAGCGCCGCAAAGTTTCCATTGATATCGACAAGGAGTTCATACGTCGAGATCATGACAagatttcttctccaaaag AAGTGCTTAATCAAGTTAGTTCAGAGCCTGCAAGAGTGATTGAGACGCTTCAACTCTTCCCAATAAACTCATTCGATGAATCAGGAGCAGAGAAGCTGAGATTTTATGCAAATGAGTTTTGTTGCAAAGAGAATACTAGAGGTTTTACTTACACTGTTGGGGCAGAAATggatcatcatcatccaccttTGGATCTACGCTTAAGCTTCCTTTGA